GTAGATGGAACATTAAGGATTATGTGAGGTTAATTTTACCCTGATAATGACAAAACCTTGATAGCGTTTAATATCAATACTTCTTCTCAAAATCGAATATTTGTATCAagtactggtttttgttttgaaaaagagaaaactacaatccttctgccttcttaAAAGCCATACTGTTGTAGCTGCCCCAGGCTGCTCTCTTACATCTCccatttattgtttacttttataaatttgcTTCTAAGATAGTATGTGTTTCAGCTTATTGGCAGTATCTGTGATATAAATAATGAAAGCTAATTCTTTCATTTAGGGATGAAATCTTTAGCCCTTACCCAATAAGCATCATTAAATGCAATAGAATGACAACTCTCCAAGTACCTTTTAACTCTTATACTGTCATTTCAAAGTCCAGCTCATTCTCTTATTTTAAGAACCATGTGGTATGACTgggtaggggagaaaaaaaggaaagcatgttGTCACTTGAGTGAGACTGCTTTAGAAATGTTACCAAGTTAGCATTGGGTGTTTCCTGTTCTTTGGAAGAGAACAGGCCTAAATAgtaccttcctcctcctctgtagCTACCAGGAAAGCACCATGATTGAAATAAGAGATGCTCCCTTGcttgatttttacatttaaattaaattatctttaaaagtaCTTAAGGATGGGAGTGaaaaaatgctgtttttaaagGACTTCCTTGACGCAACCTTTGTTTCTTGAACAAAATGTAAACTAgctaaacagaaaatgaaatttggaaagtCAGTGGGAGAAACAACTGTAGAATCAGACTTCTATTTAAATTCAAGCCTCGTTACTTGATTTTGTGAATGTTATTTCTTGAAGTTTCAGTTTATTATATGGGAGAAATAACATTTACCTCAGAATTATTCTGAAGATCAAATGGAATTGCTTTAAAGTATTTAGCTCACTGTCTGACCCATGGTAGTTGCTTAATAAATGGCAGCTGTATCAATAATAATTTCATCGAATGAACATTTCGCCAGCCTATGAGAAAAAAGACATGGGAAGCATAAGGGAGAGTGATAATAAAATGAACTGATTCTAAGTGTGTATGAGATAGATTACATTAGGCAGGGGTGCCATGAGGATTAGTATGATAGTGACCTTGTTGCTAAgtgcaaaagcaaaacaatgacGTAGAAACAAGTGTGCTAAGTACTGAGTGGAGGAGAGAGATGGAGGCAGACGctgcaagggaaaaaaaaagtctgattaAAAAGGGCCCTTTCATTCCACAGGCACAAAAATCCACAGCCAGGAATTTGCTACCACCTCTGAGtcaggcagggggtgggggtggggtgcacAATCCCATTAGTAGAGAATGTGCAGTGGGTTTAGTCTGTGAGAGTCACATTTCTTATTTGGACCAGTGTAGACAGGAGTAAACCCAGCTCACTTGTTTCCTGGGACAGTTAAGGGATGGCTTTCGCAGAGCATTCAGCGCTGACCCCTCACCGTCGGGACCTCTGTAGCCGCTCTATCTGGCTAGCAAGGAAGATTCGTTCAGACCTGACTGCTCTTACGGAATCTTATGTAAGTTGCCTATTTTGCTGTTACCTGTTTTCCCTTCATCTTTTCTGATCCAGCAACTTACCATCATGCATCAGCTCCATTACCAATTGTGAAAGCTCTAATCATATAGTCATTCATATAGGTTATTTGACATGGGCCCTTCCCTTGAGGAAACCCATGTgaccttattttcttccttcaggcTGTTTAGGAGATGTGTTActtgaatgagaaaatatatatgggGTTCTAGATAGGATTGGCTTATATGTCTTGGAGGCTACTCCAAATTGGTTTGCATATATCCTGAATACTACTAGAACAGATTAGCCATGGGCCCTCTGGGTTCTTCATAGCCATTGTTCTGAATTTTTCAGCTATGTAAATGAAAGGTTTATGGGATAGAGTACTATGAACGTGGGAGGAATTTGTAAATCCTACCAATTTCTCTTATATAGCATTAGCCACCCACCTTTTAGTATTCCGCATCAAAAGTAGAGTACATCTAAAGAGAAAGGTAAGCTATCAAAAGGATCTCCTAGAAGATTCATTGGAGACTTGTGGAAGTGTCGAATTCTTGAGCTAACTGTGGAGTTCCAGATTTGTCTTCTAATAGCCGGGGGATCCCCATCAATTTCCACCTAAGATATGCTGTGGAAATACTCCAGCCCCTGTGGAGAGTTTTGAATTTAGGCTCTCTGAGAACTGATTTATCTTTGTACAGCCTCACCAGACAGAATTCAGACTCTCTGGGAGTGCTCAATGGGGAGAGGGAAGTTAGAGAAATTCTACAATGGCTATATTCCAGGGCTTCCTAGTTGTGGCCAGTGTCTACaagtatgtttaaaaatacttaaaactttaatatgattaaaatattcCAGTTAGAAAGTTTGAAGTGAGAAGGAGAAATTCTTCTAAATCAGTTTTCAAACTTTAGAACTCAATGAAATCTGAACATTCTTCCAAGAAAAATCCATAGGTACTCAATTTCAGGGAGTACTGGGTATTTCTAAAGCGCAGTCATGGAGCTCAAATGAAGAGTTCCTACTGTAGACCTATTATTTACTTTACAGCTTGGATCCTTGGCCAGAGAGGTGGGTGAGATTTTGTATGAAATTTAGGAGTGATTTAAGGACATTGGGGTGATTACAGAAGATGTGGTGTTTTCCTGTATCCTCGGCCAGGTGAAGCATCAGGGCCTGAACGAGAACATCAACCTGGATTCTGTGGATGGGGTGCCAGTGGCAAGCACTGATCAGTGGAGTGAGCTGACCGAGGCAGAGCGACTCCAAGAGAACCTTCAAGCTTATCGTACCTTCCATgttttgttggccaggcttttaGAAGACCAGCAGGTGCATTTTACCCCAACCAAAGGTGACTTCCATCAAGCTATACATACCCTTCTTCTCCAAGTTGCTGCCTTTGCATACCAGATAGAGGAGTTAATGATACTCCTGGAATACAAGATTCCCCGCAATGAGGCTGATGGGATGCCTTTTAGTTTTGGAGATGGTGGTCTCTTTGAGAAGAAGCTGTGGGGCCTAAAGGTGCTGCAGGAGCTTTCACAGTGGACAGTGAGGTCCATCCATGACCTTCGTGTCATTTCTTCTCATCAGACTGGGATCCCAGCACGTGGGAGCCATTATATTGCTAACAACAAGAATGTGTAGCAGCCCCTTCTCCCTTGCTTTCTCTTCTAATGGAATATAGATAGTTACCTGGGGCCTCGCTTTCGCATCTTAAATTTCTGAAAACGATTAAGACTACAggcactttctctctttcttctctgaccACCTGCAGCCTGTTGAAGGACTACAGGCATTTTCATCAAGTAACATTGGAGACATACACAAATGGGCATACAAGTTTAGCCTGGGGGGTGTGATTGTGTGCACGCGTGCACGTGCTACAGGTGTAAGAGTGGGAGCAGGGACAACGTCCTTCCACTTCAGGGTTCTAATCTTTCTAACCTTCTAAGTAACCTCTACAGGCATTTAACAGCCTTACAGACAGAATATACATATGTTAATTCTAGTTCTGGATGACTCGGTCTGAGAAGATTCAATTTAAAATCAGACTCTTTAGTCGATTTAAActcttaagagaataaaaataataatggctaacTTTTATTATCTACTATATTGAGGCAATATGCCAAGGGtctttatgtatattatgtaCAGCTTTTACAACCTTGTGAACAAGGTGGTGGTGCTCCCATTcagtagatgagaaaacaggctcacAGAGATTTGGTTAAGCTCACACAAGTAACAAGTGGCACACAGAGTTTGAACACAGATCATTCTTGTAAAGCCTATGTGCCTTGCACTTTAGAGGCTTGGTGATGAATCACTGCACCTCTTTGTCACAGGGTGTTGGAAGATGCATCCATGTAATCTGTTCCCGTCATTGGAAAACAGCTGCCATTAGATGTCCTCAGAAGTCAGTTGTGAATTTTAGCGTTAAAGTCAGGATTTGTTTTTCATACTTGGCAGTGAAGAGGGCAGCTGGAGATCTTAAGATTCCATTTTGGAAAATGATTAGGCCCACCACACTTCTGAACTTTGGAAGCTGGGGATGTTTAGTAATACAGCCTGATTTTAAAGTGCTCACTAAATGTTCTCGAATATTGGGTTGGGCACAGCTTATACCAGGTTACCTCACTTTTAATTAGTGAGGCAGGCAGTGTAACCCAAGCATTTGTGAACAATGAGTGGAATACTAAAGTTAAAAAGTCATCAAACTTTCACCTCAAATTATCTGGACTTAGTCATGAGGAGAGGGTGAGGCCCACTCTGTTCCTACTGGAGATACCAGAGACTCTGAAACTATACAGTAAAGCTTCTGTGCTGTGTAACAAAGGGGCAGGCTCTGCTTTTAATTTCTTGTGAGAAGCACACATAGTATGAAAGGTTGATCAATGTGGACATTAATGGAAAAGGCCATGTACTGGTGGTGCGATGtgaatgcaaaaattttcaagTGTCTCTATTTTATACTTATCAATTAAAACTCAAGATCATGGATTGGGAGACCAAGTTAATTTAATTAATTGGGGCTTCTGTATTCATAAATGAACCATGAGTCAGGACTAGCTCCCATAGGTTTCACGAGGTGTGGATGAGTAGCTTAGCTTGTATCCTTTCTCACATGGGTGTGTGTACAAAACTCCATGAAGTCACTATTACCAGAGTACTCTGGGCTAGGCATTGTAACAGTTCAGAGAAGGTAAGGCCCTGCTTTCTAGTATGCATTTGTGGCAATATGGttgtttgtgtgtatacacacacacacacactgttacTGTAATCAGTGATGCAGACAGTGTAACCCAAGCCTTGTGGACAGtgagtggaatactactcaagtTAAAAAGTCACAGAACTTCACCTCACATTCTCTGGACTTAGTCATGAGGAAAGGGTGAGGCTCACTCTGTTCTCACTGGAGATACCAGAGAttctgtaaacacacacacaaacacacacgcacatacacacagtcGAAATTATAAGTCCTAGGTTTGTTAGGAAGCTAAAGGAAGGAGATCAACAGGGCCCCAAAGTAGTTTCCTGGAGGAAGTAGGAGTTGTGTCTtaatataaaactacaaaatactctGTACTGGTTGAGTACAAAATAGAAGTcatgagagaagggaagaggtggTCATTTGTAATTTTGGCACTGAATATGTAGTCTTATTCCATTCAAACTTTGTCTTAATCATTTCTTCTGCTCAACAGCAGCATTCTCAAATAATGAAGTTTCTGCTTATTAATATAAGATGTCCTCATACTCCCTCCAccaaacaaaaagtttttaaaaaatgaatgtccCCTCTCCAAGTGTTTTTATGTTCAACAGGTATAGCAGCAGACATCTGTAGAAGTTTCAGAACTCAGTGGAGCTTGGCTTAAGCTCTCATGAGTTGCATATAAAGGAGTATGTATGTATAAGAGGTGGACTTGAAGTGGCAGAGGGTCCACAAAAGGTACAAGTACTAACCATTGAATGGGAGGAGATAGAAAAATGTGTAAGTCACAATTAAGGCACAGAATCACCAAGTCTTTACCAAGTGCGTTTTCAGCACTTTGCAAAACGCTGTGTATTTGTCTATTGTATTTGTGTATTGTATGCATATTGAAGCATACAATACGCACCCAAAAGAAGTGTGGGGAAAGCTAATCTTAGAAAACAATACAGGGGAAATGATCAGTAGGCCATGCCACAAAAAGCAACATGTATGAGATCTGAATGTGTAGACATTGCATCATgtttatttgaaatgaataaatagaaaaagggaCTGACAATGGATTAGTGTTCTAGGTGTGTGTCTTATAGTAAAGAAGAGGATAATGATGACACTATGGAATTATGTTTTTTTAGGGATATGGAACCCCAAGAAGATTTTGTTCATTAGGTTTTATTCTCTTGATCTGATACGGACAAGATCTCTGGGAAATCATACATGGTATAACTATATAGATAGAATTATAGTTTAAGGTACATAGATTTAGTTTCTAGccctaactcattttgtaaaAACAATTTCTTCTGCCTCCTTTTCAGAGAGTACCTTCTGAAAAGTCCTCTCTGTGGGTAAAGAGATCCGTTTTCCTGAGTCAAGTAATTTCATGGATGAGAATTTTTCTTGTATTCATGTAAGAGGTGATTTGGAAAAGGCTTGCAAATTAGCACAAATTTGAAGGCCAAACATGGAATAAAATTAGCCTTAAGATAATCAGGTTTAAGTGAAGTGagagttttaataaaaatggaaaatgtaaagtCATAGCTCTGGTATTGCTGTTATTTCAGGCTGCTATGGATTAATGCCCAAAGGATGACTCATTGTTGTGATCACTTGTCAGACAGGGAGAGGActagtaaatatttcaggaagACATATCTGAAAAGTTATTTAGATTGAATTTTGTTTGTGAATCCTCAGCTCCTCATGTGGTACCTGAGCATCTCTGTTAAGGGGTGAAATAGAGACACAAGAAGCAGAGAGACCTCCTCCGGGATGCAAAGGGGATTGGTAAAGAggaaggggatggggagggagtaGAATTTGGATTTCACTTCAGTtgattctctgtgtgtgtgtgtgtgtgtgtgtgtgtgtgtgtgtgtgtgtgtgtggttactAATGTAGTTTTTAGGTCAggacatttctttaaaagaatggTTTGGCCTCCTGCCTCATCCCACCTCCACTGCAAGCATCAGACCCATCCAAGAATGAGCTCTCTGAATGTGGGTACATTCAAAAACcgaaaaatgataaaaacttcATTTCTTGGCTTCTATAGCACTCTGAGAACTACAGATAAAGACAGAATAAGATAATTTGATAGTCTGATGAAATGTCAGGGTGTGAGATAAAATCTATGTGCTTGTGATTCTTAACATAAAAGATTGTTTGGATCAATCTGGTTTGaacacatagaaaacaaaagatgCAAGAATAGCTAACAATAAAGTTCTTTTCTTAGCAATACCATGAGTTActtcttttctgtatctttggATGAATGAGGGGAATTTCAAGTGACTTCAGCATTGGATGAAACATAATCCTCCCAGCCAGGGCCAGGCTCAGTCAAGCGTGCTGAGTAAATCTCCATGATGCCAGGCCACTCACACTGGGCAAAACTCCCAGGGCCATTCAGCCTAGAAAAGGTAGATTGCCCCTATATCACCAGGCCAATGCTTTGCCCTCTGAATATGTAGTCCTAACAGCTAGACTGCAGATGGAAAAGATTTCCTTTTACATGGCTTAAttgacccccccccccccccccgccacctCCCACAATTAAGCTTTTGACTTCAAGAGAAGAATCCTGACTAGCCCATTTTTAGTCAGGTTGGAGGTAGAAACCAAATTATTGAAAATCACATAGAGGAAAATATGAAACAGTTACTGAGAGATTCTGTATTTCTATCTACATATGTAGGATTGTATGAAAGGGAATAATGTAACATGTCAAGCAGCTCTgcactattttatattatttaatcctctGACATATTATCTcttagatgaggaaaatgagaatgaaaattaaCTTGCCCAAATTTCCTC
The genomic region above belongs to Papio anubis isolate 15944 chromosome 12, Panubis1.0, whole genome shotgun sequence and contains:
- the CNTF gene encoding ciliary neurotrophic factor produces the protein MAFAEHSALTPHRRDLCSRSIWLARKIRSDLTALTESYVKHQGLNENINLDSVDGVPVASTDQWSELTEAERLQENLQAYRTFHVLLARLLEDQQVHFTPTKGDFHQAIHTLLLQVAAFAYQIEELMILLEYKIPRNEADGMPFSFGDGGLFEKKLWGLKVLQELSQWTVRSIHDLRVISSHQTGIPARGSHYIANNKNV